CCTTGAGCCTTTGTTTGCTGCACAGTGTGTGCCTTCTTTAAACAATGAAAGAGACTAAGACGATGAAAATCAAATCCCAACTGACACTGGCAACGTTGATCGTTGCGGCAATGTTTGCAACTGGTTGCCAACAAATGAGTCAACAGACTGCGGAAACAGCGCCTGCTGCGACAACGGAAGCGCCAGCTACAACAGCTACTGCGCCAGCCGCTGGCGAACATTGCCACGACGAAGCGCCTTCTTGTGCTAATAAATGCCACAGCCACCCTGGTGCTGTGCCTGGCCATAAGCATGTTTACGGTTGCGTTGCAGGCCAAGGCAAACGCCCAATGATGCCAAAGGTTAAAGCCAAAGGTGATTACAAAGGCGCGGTTTCCATGGATCAGTCTTCTAAGTCTGTTATGCAGCAATACCAGAAGTAATGATGAGTGCGGGAGTGGCTGATGCGCAATCATTAGCCGCTTAAAGCGATCTAAAACGGCTTGATTATTTGATAATCGAGCCGTTTTTATTGAAATCCTTGATAAGCTGAACTACCCTAGCAATCTTTGGGAACTTATGGGCATTTTCCTATCCTAATTCAGGCATAGGCATAACCCGTTGGGCGTCTGTTTACTTTAGTGTTCTTTTGATGAACCATATCAAGTTGTAAATTTCATGAAAAAAGCGTTTATTCTGGCATGGTTACTGGCAGTGATTTCATTCATGCCTTCGTTTGCGGTTGCTGCTGTCTGGCCTAGTGAAAATGTGTGGGATGATGTGTGGGAAGAGCGTTATCACCAGTGGGTGCGCACTCAGTGGAAAGACGATATTTTCATGGATCCTGCTAAGCCGATTTACTACAAGTTTGAAAACGATTGCGCGGATGCTGTATACGCGATGCGCCTCATTTTCGCGTTCGAGCACCGTTTGCCGTTTGTCATCGGTAATCGTGACAAAGCCGGACGTACCGTCAGTAATGACATGTCGACGTGGGATAATTTGCCACCTGATCTACGGGTTCGCAATTTCTTGGATTACGTTGCTGACATGACTAGCACCGTGTCATTGCGCAATGACACGTATCCGATCGCGCTGCATGATATTAAGCCCGGTGATATTTACGTGGCACCCGGCGTACATTCTTACCAAATCGTGGATGTTACCGATGCGGGTATTGCTGAAGTAATGGCTTCTACCACGCCGAAACAAGCGCGTTACTTGTTGCGGACGCCGTCTTTTCCGTTTTACGTGCCGGAAGACAAGCAGTTCGGTGATGGCTATCGGCGTTTCAAGCAACCGCAAAATATTATGAAGTCAGCCATGCAACAGCCGGGTTACAGCGAAGAGCAGTTCAACCTGGCGAATGAAGTGGCTTACGATTACGTAAAATACACCGATGTTATCGCTGGCAAGCTGGCAAAGCGCCCGGAAACGTCGGATGAGAAATCGCAGCGTTTGTTATTGGCATTGTGCATGTACGCGAATGACCGTGCGGTTTATGTTTATGATGCATTGTGGTACTTGCAAAAAATCCGGGGTGAAGGGCGTCGTTGCATGAATGCACGCGAATACGATGACCATTCAACGCCGGGTCGTGATAAGCGTTTGGGTTTATTTTTCAGCTCCATTCGCAGCCATTTGGATCGGGTAGGGCGCTTTGATCCGCGTTCGCAGCCTGCGCGTTGGGCAAAAGCAGTGTTTTCTAATGATCAACCACCACCGCAAGAGTTGAAGAGCCTTAACGATTTTTGCATGGTGCAGATGACGTTGGGTGAAGAATACTACATGACGTTGCGTGAATTGCGTCAGAATGTGGAGGCGGGAACTTTGGTGTCTGATCCACACGCGCCATTGCCGTTCCGTTGGGGTATTGTAAAAGAGCCGTACCGTGCAGATTGCCCCACTTATTAATGTTGGGTGTTCTTTCGTCGGGCTAAGCTAGTGTTTGGTCTGTTTATGTTATAAAAATAATGATGATGGGTTGTTTCAGTGAGTCTGTTTATTGGGGATGTTAGCATTTAAGGGTGGGGTCGATGAGTAATTTTTTTGTTATACCGCGCTCGTCAAAATGGGGTTTGTGTGTCGTTTTGACGGGGGTAATTGTACTTTTTAGTGGGTTGACTGGTTGTTCGACGCAGCAGGCTGCTAAGCCAAAGTCAGTCGAGGTCAAGCGCTCGGTATCTGCGCGTAGCAATGTGGCAACGCCAGAGCGTTTATCTTATGCTGCATTGGATCGTTTGCGGCATCGCGTGGTGTACGATGGGCGTTATATTCCAATCAGTTATCCTAATGGCGATGTGCCAGCCAACGTCGGGGTATGCACGGATACGGTGATCCGTTCTTACCGCAAGTTGGGGATTGATCTTCAGCGTTTGGTGCATGAGGATATGTCGCGTAATTTTTACAATTATCCGAATTTGTCAAAGTGGGGACTAAATCAGCCTGACCCCAATATTGACCATCGACGTGTACATAATCTGAAAGCTTTTTTTCAACGCCACGGCGCAAGCGTGCCTGCGACAGGTAATCCGGTGGATTATCGCCCCGGTGACTTGGTAACTTGGAGTTTGGGTGGCGATCAAGAGCACATTGGCATTGTCGTCAATCGCAAGTCACCCGCTGACTCGCGGCGCAATTTGGTGGTGCACAATATTGCTGAAGGTGAAAAGATAGAAGATGTGTTGTTTGCGATGCCAATTACGGGTCATTACCGTTATTTTCCCGGCAATTCTAATCTGAAGTACGTGTCTGCGCAGTAAGCGGGTTCACCTTACTAGCCGTTTTGTCAGCAAGCCCCCTGCATTGGGGGCTTTTTTGTGGGTAAGCCCTTAATCAATGCTTCACTTTTTCTGAAATTAACGTAGAATTGCGCGTTTACTTCGAGCAGCCTCGATTGCTGCGTATTAACTGAATTTGGTAAGGTCTTTATATGGTCAATATTCGTCTGGCAAGAGGTGGTGCGAAAAAGCATCCATTTTACCACATCGTCGTTAGCGACAAGCGCAAGCCGCGCGACAGTGGTTACATTGAACGCATCGGTTATTTCAACCCGGTTGCGCGTGGTCAAGAAGTCCGTCTGCACATTGAGCAGGATCGGGTTGCTTACTGGGTGGCGTGTGGTGCACAGCCTACTGAACGGGTGACTAAGCTGCTGAAAGAATCCGCAGAAACTGTGGCGGCGTAAGGCATTATGTCCCAGCCGGATATGGTGACACTCGGCAAAATTTCTGCCGCGTTTGGCATTAAAGGTTGGGTCAAAGTTTATTCGCATACCCATCAACTGGACGGGATTTTAGGGTACGCCCCTTGGTCTTTGAAAGTAGCCGGTGAGTGGCAGCCTTGCAAATTGCTTAATGGGCAGATTCAAGGCAAAGGCATTGTCGCGCAATTGGAAGGGGTGAGCGACCGTAATCAAGCTGAAAAGCTAGTGGGTTGCGAGATTGGTGTGCCGCGTAGCCGCTTGCTGCCATTGGATGCCGATGAATACTACTGGGCTGATTTAATCGGCATGGAAGTTGTCACGGTAAATGGCGTGTTGCTGGGAACCGTGGATCATTTGTTTGAAACCGGCGCGAATGATGTGTTGGTGGTTCAAGGTGAGCGGGAACGTTTATTGCCTTGGGTGCTGGGTACATTTATTCAAGCGGTTTCCTTGGATGAAAAACGTATTGTGGTGGATTGGGATCCAGACTTTTAATGCCTATGCGGTTTGATGTCATTACGTTGTTTCCTGAATTGGTTGAAGCGGTGACGAGCAGCGGTGTGACAGGTCGGGCAGCGGAACGTGGGATTATTTCACTGACACAGTGGAACCCGCGTGATTACGCAACGGATGTACACCGCACGGTGGATGACCGTCCTTACGGCGGCGGCCCTGGCATGGTGATGAAGGGCGATTGTCTGTTACAGGCGATTCGTGATGCGCGTCAAGTCAATCCGGGTAAAGTGATTTATCTGAGTCCTCAGGGTGTTACGCTCAACCAAACGGTGGTTAACGCGCTGGCAGCAGAACAGGGTTTAATTCTGTTATGCGGACGCTACGAAGGCATTGATGAGCGTGTTATTCGCTTGGAAGTGGATATGGAATGTTCAATTGGTGACTATGTGCTGAGCGGCGGTGAGCTGGGAGCCATGGTGCTGATTGATGCAGTGACTCGCTTATTGCCGGGTACATTGGGGCATAACGAGTCGGCAGCTCAGGATTCCTTTTTTGATGGATTACTGGATTGCCCACACTATACCCGCCCGGAAGAATTGGAAGGACTGGCATTACCCGCCGTATTGAAAAGCGGTAATCATGCCCAGATTGCCCGTTGGCGCAAAAAACAAGCGCTGGGAAAAACATGGCGACGCAGGCCGGAATTGTTGCAGGCACGACAGTTGACCGACAGTGAGCGTGTGTTGCTGAACGAGTATATAAACGAGTTTGAAAGCAGTGAAGAGCTGCATTAGAGGATTATCATGAATACGATTATTCAACAACTTGAACAAGAGCAGATGACGAAGGTAATCCCGGATTTTAACCCCGGCGATACCGTTATTGTCAGTGTGCGTGTTAAGGACGGCGACAAAGAACGCCTACAGGCTTATGAAGGTGTGGTGATTGCGAAGAAAAATCGTGGTCTGAACTCTGCTTTCACGGTGCGTAAAATGTCTTACGGTGAAGGCGTCGAGCGCGTATTCCAAACATACAGCAATGGCATTGCCGGTATCGTGGTGAAGCGTAAAGGCGATGTACGCCGTGCGAAGTTGTACTACTTGCGTGGTCTGACTGGCAAATCTGCGCGTATCAAAGAAAAGCTCTAAGCATACGTGGCGTATGCCGATTACAAAGCCGACAGTACTGAATCAGTCTGTCGGCTTTGTTGCGTCTACGCTTCGTCGCTGAACACTGTACATAAGCATGGTTTGCGCCTACTATCGACTGTGAATAATTGTTATAAAATAAATACGCTATAGTAGGTGGGGGCTTTTGTGGCCGATTTTGTTGATTTTGCATCTCACACTGTCATTTTGGGCGGGTTGCTTACCTGTGGTATAGCGGCTGCTTTGGCGTGGTGGTTTGTTGTGCGGCGTCAGTCCAACACTCAATTGCATTTGGCTCAGCAAAATATGCTGGTGTCATCTTTGTCTGACGTGCAAGAATCCGCCGTATTGGTGGATAGCAATGGCGTGGTGGATTTCGTTAATCCGGCGGCTGAAAGAATTCTAAATTATAAACTCCGTAGTGCGCGTGGCAAACATTACGGTGAATTGTTTACGTTGGTTGATCCCTTGACGCGCAATCCGGTCAGTTGGTTGGATAGGGCGAAATCAAATGATCGCCCTTTATTGCGTTATGCATTGCTAAATACCACTAGCTTAAATGATATACAAG
The DNA window shown above is from Candidatus Thiothrix sulfatifontis and carries:
- the trmD gene encoding tRNA (guanosine(37)-N1)-methyltransferase TrmD, which encodes MRFDVITLFPELVEAVTSSGVTGRAAERGIISLTQWNPRDYATDVHRTVDDRPYGGGPGMVMKGDCLLQAIRDARQVNPGKVIYLSPQGVTLNQTVVNALAAEQGLILLCGRYEGIDERVIRLEVDMECSIGDYVLSGGELGAMVLIDAVTRLLPGTLGHNESAAQDSFFDGLLDCPHYTRPEELEGLALPAVLKSGNHAQIARWRKKQALGKTWRRRPELLQARQLTDSERVLLNEYINEFESSEELH
- a CDS encoding DUF1287 domain-containing protein, coding for MSNFFVIPRSSKWGLCVVLTGVIVLFSGLTGCSTQQAAKPKSVEVKRSVSARSNVATPERLSYAALDRLRHRVVYDGRYIPISYPNGDVPANVGVCTDTVIRSYRKLGIDLQRLVHEDMSRNFYNYPNLSKWGLNQPDPNIDHRRVHNLKAFFQRHGASVPATGNPVDYRPGDLVTWSLGGDQEHIGIVVNRKSPADSRRNLVVHNIAEGEKIEDVLFAMPITGHYRYFPGNSNLKYVSAQ
- the rplS gene encoding 50S ribosomal protein L19 — protein: MMNTIIQQLEQEQMTKVIPDFNPGDTVIVSVRVKDGDKERLQAYEGVVIAKKNRGLNSAFTVRKMSYGEGVERVFQTYSNGIAGIVVKRKGDVRRAKLYYLRGLTGKSARIKEKL
- the rpsP gene encoding 30S ribosomal protein S16, with protein sequence MVNIRLARGGAKKHPFYHIVVSDKRKPRDSGYIERIGYFNPVARGQEVRLHIEQDRVAYWVACGAQPTERVTKLLKESAETVAA
- the rimM gene encoding ribosome maturation factor RimM (Essential for efficient processing of 16S rRNA); the encoded protein is MSQPDMVTLGKISAAFGIKGWVKVYSHTHQLDGILGYAPWSLKVAGEWQPCKLLNGQIQGKGIVAQLEGVSDRNQAEKLVGCEIGVPRSRLLPLDADEYYWADLIGMEVVTVNGVLLGTVDHLFETGANDVLVVQGERERLLPWVLGTFIQAVSLDEKRIVVDWDPDF